One Ostrea edulis chromosome 2, xbOstEdul1.1, whole genome shotgun sequence genomic region harbors:
- the LOC125677634 gene encoding uncharacterized protein LOC125677634: MYPWRRKMSKRSAKNTNPWKEEVRDIDASTCVSCVDDEDQSEEEIDDSQDNQNFQTVTPGKREAVFDSGCSREMDESSSKQQKLQKKPWTSSEMNSIHKHFSHFITILKVPGKNDVTNVLKKDKNLSKRTWRNVRDQVYNLI; encoded by the exons ATGTATCCTTGGAGAAGAAAG ATGTCCAAAAGAAGTGCAAAAAATACAAATCCATGGAAAG AGGAAGTAAGGGATATTGATGCCAGTACTTGTGTTTCTTGTGTGGATGATGAGGATCAGAGTGAGGAGGAAATAGATGACAGTCAAGACAACCAGAATTTCCAAACTGTGACTCCAG GGAAGAGGGAGGCAGTATTTGATAGCGGATGCTCCAGAGAAATGGATGAGTCTTCATCCAAGCAACAGAAGTTACAGAAAAAGCCATGGACTTCATCTGAAATGAACTCCATTCACAAACATTTTTCACACTTTATTACCATTTTGAAGGTACCTGGGAAAAATGATGTaacaaatgttttgaaaaaagatAAAAACCTTTCAAAAAGAACTTGGAGAAATGTAAGAGACCAAGTCTACAATCTAATTTAA